A single genomic interval of Sebastes umbrosus isolate fSebUmb1 chromosome 9, fSebUmb1.pri, whole genome shotgun sequence harbors:
- the gria2b gene encoding glutamate receptor 2b isoform X5, whose amino-acid sequence MDKIVNLSVSVLLVLWGCALGGSPSVQIGGLFPRGADQEYSAFRIGMVQFGTSEFRLTPHIDNLEVANSFAVTNCFCSQFSRGVYAIFGFYDKKSVNTITSFCGTLHVSFITPSFPLDGNQQFIIQMRPDIKGPLLSLIEYYKWDKFAYLYDSDRGLTTLQVVLDTAAERKWHVTAINVGNLKDERKDEAYRSLFQDLENKKERRVILDCEQDKVKDIMEQVITIGRHVKGYHYIIANLGFIDGDLTKIQYGGANVSGFQIVDFDDPLVSKFDQRWEALEEKEYPGADSKIRYTSALTYDAVQVMTEAFRHLHKQRIDFTRRANNGDCLANPAVPWTQGMEIERALKQVRVEGLTGNIQFDQHGKRVNYSVNIMELKTNGPVKIGYWNEVDKMAVTKSDVFANDSTGMENKTVIVTTILEAPYVMLKKNSDLLVDNDRYEGYCVDLAAEIAKHCGFKYQLKIVSDGKYGARDAETKIWNGMVGELVYGKADIAVAPLTITLVREEVIDFSKPFMSLGISIMIKKPQKSKPGVFSFLDPLAYEIWMCIVFAYIGVSVVLFLVSRFSPYEWHTEEYEDGQIQTNESTNEFGIFNSLWFSLGAFMRQGCDISPRSLSGRIVGGVWWFFTLIIISSYTANLAAFLTVERMVSPIESAEDLAKQTEIAYGTLDSGSTKEFFRRSKIALFDKMWTYMRSAEPSVFVKTTAEGVLRVRKSKGKYAYLLESTMNEYIEQRKPCDTMKVGGNLDSKGYGIATPKGSSLRNAVNLAVLKLNEQGLLDKLKNKWWYDKGECGSGGGDSKNASKPCGIETQ is encoded by the exons TCTGTTCACAGTTCTCAAGAGGAGTCTACGCCATTTTCGGATTCTACGACAAGAAGTCTGTCAACACCATCACGTCGTTTTGCGGGACGCTCCACGTCTCCTTCATCACGCCCAGCTTCCCTCTGGATGGGAATCAGCAGTTTATCATCCAGATGAGACCTGATATCAAGGGGCCCCTCCTCAGCCTTATCGAGTACTACAAGTGGGACAAGTTTGCCTACCTGTACGACAGTGATCGAG GCCTGACGACGCTGCAGGTTGTGCTggacacagcagcagagaggaagtgGCATGTGACAGCAATCAACGTGGGGAACCTGAAAGATGAGAGGAAGGATGAGGCCTACCGCTCTCTGTTCCAAGATTTGGAGaacaagaaagagaggagggtgaTCCTGGACTGTGAACAGGACAAAGTCAAAGACATCATGGAGCAG GTCATCACAATTGGCAGACATGTTAAAGGCTACCACTACATTATAGCCAATCTG GGTTTCATTGATGGGGATTTAACCAAAATCCAGTATGGCGGTGCCAACGTGTCGGGCTTTCAAATTGTCGATTTCGATGATCCTTTGGTGTCCAAGTTTGACCAGAGATGGGAGGCCCTAGAAGAGAAGGAGTATCCTGGTGCCGACAGTAAAATAAGG TACACATCAGCGTTGACGTACGACGCCGTTCAGGTGATGACGGAGGCCTTCCGCCACCTGCACAAACAGCGCATCGACTTCACCAGGAGGGCCAACAATGGGGACTGCCTGGCCAATCCTGCCGTTCCCTGGACTCAGGGAATGGAGATCGAGCGAGCACTGAAACAG GTGCGTGTGGAAGGCCTGACGGGAAACATCCAGTTCGATCAACATGGCAAGCGAGTCAACTACTCAGTGAACATAATGGAATTAAAGACGAACGGTCCCGTAAAG ATTGGATACTGGAATGAAGTTGACAAAATGGCTGTCACCAAATCGGATGTCTTTGCAAATGACTCAACAGGaatggaaaacaaaacagttattgTCACAACCATCTTG GAAGCTCCGTATGTGATGCTGAAAAAGAACTCTGACCTTCTTGTAGACAATGACCGCTACGAGGGTTACTGTGTAGATCTGGCGGCGGAGATAGCGAAGCACTGCGGCTTCAAATATCAACTGAAAATAGTGAGCGATGGGAAATATGGAGCCAGAGATGCAGAGACCAAAATCTGGAACGGGATGGTTGGAGAGTTGGTGTATGGG AAAGCAGACATTGCTGTCGCTCCTCTGACCATCACTTTGGTACGAGAGGAGGTGATTGACTTCTCCAAACCCTTTATGTCTCTGGGAATCTCTATCATGATAAAGAAACCTCAGAAGTCCAAACCAGGAGTCTTCTCTTTCCTGGACCCGCTGGCCTACGAGATCTGGATGTGTATCGTTTTTGCCTACATCGGTGTCAGCGTGGTGCTGTTCCTCGTCAGCCGCTTCAGCCCGTACGAGTGGCACACTGAAGAGTATGAAGATGGGCAGATCCAGACCAATGAGTCGACTAACGAGTTTGGCATATTCAACAGCCTCTGGTTCTCCCTTGGAGCCTTCATGCGCCAAGGCTGTGACATCTCACCTAG ATCACTGTCTGGGCGCATTGTTGGCGGCGTTTGGTGGTTCTTCACTTTAATCATCATCTCCTCCTACACCGCCAACCTGGCTGCTTTCCTAACTGTCGAGAGGATGGTCTCTCCCATTGAAAGTGCAGAAGACCTGGCAAAACAGACCGAGATAGCGTATGGGACTCTGGACTCTGGCTCTACTAAAGAGTTTTTTAGG CGCTCAAAAATTGCCCTCTTTGACAAAATGTGGACATACATGCGCAGTGCGGAGCCCTCCGTGTTTGTGAAAACCACAGCCGAGGGGGTTCTGAGAGTCCGGAAGTCCAAGGGGAAGTACGCCTACCTGCTAGAGTCCACAATGAACGAGTACATCGAGCAGCGGAAACCCTGCGACACCATGAAGGTGGGAGGCAACCTGGACTCCAAAGGCTACGGGATCGCCACGCCCAAAGGATCCTCATTAAG AAATGCGGTTAACCTCGCAGTACTAAAACTGAATGAGCAAGGCCTGTTGgacaaattgaaaaacaaatggTGGTACGACAAAGGAGAGTGCGGCAGCGGGGGAGGTGATTCCAAG AACGCCAGTAAACCTTGCGGTATTGAAACTCAGTGA
- the gria2b gene encoding glutamate receptor 2b isoform X3 — MDKIVNLSVSVLLVLWGCALGGSPSVQIGGLFPRGADQEYSAFRIGMVQFGTSEFRLTPHIDNLEVANSFAVTNCFCSQFSRGVYAIFGFYDKKSVNTITSFCGTLHVSFITPSFPLDGNQQFIIQMRPDIKGPLLSLIEYYKWDKFAYLYDSDRGLTTLQVVLDTAAERKWHVTAINVGNLKDERKDEAYRSLFQDLENKKERRVILDCEQDKVKDIMEQVITIGRHVKGYHYIIANLGFIDGDLTKIQYGGANVSGFQIVDFDDPLVSKFDQRWEALEEKEYPGADSKIRYTSALTYDAVQVMTEAFRHLHKQRIDFTRRANNGDCLANPAVPWTQGMEIERALKQVRVEGLTGNIQFDQHGKRVNYSVNIMELKTNGPVKIGYWNEVDKMAVTKSDVFANDSTGMENKTVIVTTILEAPYVMLKKNSDLLVDNDRYEGYCVDLAAEIAKHCGFKYQLKIVSDGKYGARDAETKIWNGMVGELVYGKADIAVAPLTITLVREEVIDFSKPFMSLGISIMIKKPQKSKPGVFSFLDPLAYEIWMCIVFAYIGVSVVLFLVSRFSPYEWHTEEYEDGQIQTNESTNEFGIFNSLWFSLGAFMRQGCDISPRSLSGRIVGGVWWFFTLIIISSYTANLAAFLTVERMVSPIESAEDLAKQTEIAYGTLDSGSTKEFFRRSKIALFDKMWTYMRSAEPSVFVKTTAEGVLRVRKSKGKYAYLLESTMNEYIEQRKPCDTMKVGGNLDSKGYGIATPKGSSLRTPVNLAVLKLSEQGVLDKLKNKWWYDKGECGAKDSGSKEKTSALSLSNVAGVFYILVGGLGLAMLVALIEFCYKSRAEAKRMKVAKNAQNINPTSSQNSQNFATYKEGYNVYGIESVKI; from the exons TCTGTTCACAGTTCTCAAGAGGAGTCTACGCCATTTTCGGATTCTACGACAAGAAGTCTGTCAACACCATCACGTCGTTTTGCGGGACGCTCCACGTCTCCTTCATCACGCCCAGCTTCCCTCTGGATGGGAATCAGCAGTTTATCATCCAGATGAGACCTGATATCAAGGGGCCCCTCCTCAGCCTTATCGAGTACTACAAGTGGGACAAGTTTGCCTACCTGTACGACAGTGATCGAG GCCTGACGACGCTGCAGGTTGTGCTggacacagcagcagagaggaagtgGCATGTGACAGCAATCAACGTGGGGAACCTGAAAGATGAGAGGAAGGATGAGGCCTACCGCTCTCTGTTCCAAGATTTGGAGaacaagaaagagaggagggtgaTCCTGGACTGTGAACAGGACAAAGTCAAAGACATCATGGAGCAG GTCATCACAATTGGCAGACATGTTAAAGGCTACCACTACATTATAGCCAATCTG GGTTTCATTGATGGGGATTTAACCAAAATCCAGTATGGCGGTGCCAACGTGTCGGGCTTTCAAATTGTCGATTTCGATGATCCTTTGGTGTCCAAGTTTGACCAGAGATGGGAGGCCCTAGAAGAGAAGGAGTATCCTGGTGCCGACAGTAAAATAAGG TACACATCAGCGTTGACGTACGACGCCGTTCAGGTGATGACGGAGGCCTTCCGCCACCTGCACAAACAGCGCATCGACTTCACCAGGAGGGCCAACAATGGGGACTGCCTGGCCAATCCTGCCGTTCCCTGGACTCAGGGAATGGAGATCGAGCGAGCACTGAAACAG GTGCGTGTGGAAGGCCTGACGGGAAACATCCAGTTCGATCAACATGGCAAGCGAGTCAACTACTCAGTGAACATAATGGAATTAAAGACGAACGGTCCCGTAAAG ATTGGATACTGGAATGAAGTTGACAAAATGGCTGTCACCAAATCGGATGTCTTTGCAAATGACTCAACAGGaatggaaaacaaaacagttattgTCACAACCATCTTG GAAGCTCCGTATGTGATGCTGAAAAAGAACTCTGACCTTCTTGTAGACAATGACCGCTACGAGGGTTACTGTGTAGATCTGGCGGCGGAGATAGCGAAGCACTGCGGCTTCAAATATCAACTGAAAATAGTGAGCGATGGGAAATATGGAGCCAGAGATGCAGAGACCAAAATCTGGAACGGGATGGTTGGAGAGTTGGTGTATGGG AAAGCAGACATTGCTGTCGCTCCTCTGACCATCACTTTGGTACGAGAGGAGGTGATTGACTTCTCCAAACCCTTTATGTCTCTGGGAATCTCTATCATGATAAAGAAACCTCAGAAGTCCAAACCAGGAGTCTTCTCTTTCCTGGACCCGCTGGCCTACGAGATCTGGATGTGTATCGTTTTTGCCTACATCGGTGTCAGCGTGGTGCTGTTCCTCGTCAGCCGCTTCAGCCCGTACGAGTGGCACACTGAAGAGTATGAAGATGGGCAGATCCAGACCAATGAGTCGACTAACGAGTTTGGCATATTCAACAGCCTCTGGTTCTCCCTTGGAGCCTTCATGCGCCAAGGCTGTGACATCTCACCTAG ATCACTGTCTGGGCGCATTGTTGGCGGCGTTTGGTGGTTCTTCACTTTAATCATCATCTCCTCCTACACCGCCAACCTGGCTGCTTTCCTAACTGTCGAGAGGATGGTCTCTCCCATTGAAAGTGCAGAAGACCTGGCAAAACAGACCGAGATAGCGTATGGGACTCTGGACTCTGGCTCTACTAAAGAGTTTTTTAGG CGCTCAAAAATTGCCCTCTTTGACAAAATGTGGACATACATGCGCAGTGCGGAGCCCTCCGTGTTTGTGAAAACCACAGCCGAGGGGGTTCTGAGAGTCCGGAAGTCCAAGGGGAAGTACGCCTACCTGCTAGAGTCCACAATGAACGAGTACATCGAGCAGCGGAAACCCTGCGACACCATGAAGGTGGGAGGCAACCTGGACTCCAAAGGCTACGGGATCGCCACGCCCAAAGGATCCTCATTAAG AACGCCAGTAAACCTTGCGGTATTGAAACTCAGTGAGCAAGGAGTCTTAGACAAGCTGAAAAACAAATGGTGGTACGATAAGGGTGAATGTGGAGCCAAGGACTCTGGAAGTAAG GAGAAGACGAGCGCCCTCAGCCTGAGCAACGTGGCTGGGGTCTTCTACATTCTGGTCGGAGGACTCGGTTTGGCCATGCTGGTGGCCTTGATTGAGTTCTGTTACAAGTCCCGAGCCGAGGCGAAACGAATGAAGGTGGCAAAGAATGCACAGAATATTAACCCAACTTCCTCGCAGAATTCACAGAATTTTGCAACTTATAAGGAAGGTTACAACGTATATGGGATCGAAAGTGTAAAAATTTAG
- the gria2b gene encoding glutamate receptor 2b isoform X1 — protein MDKIVNLSVSVLLVLWGCALGGSPSVQIGGLFPRGADQEYSAFRIGMVQFGTSEFRLTPHIDNLEVANSFAVTNCFCSQFSRGVYAIFGFYDKKSVNTITSFCGTLHVSFITPSFPLDGNQQFIIQMRPDIKGPLLSLIEYYKWDKFAYLYDSDRGLTTLQVVLDTAAERKWHVTAINVGNLKDERKDEAYRSLFQDLENKKERRVILDCEQDKVKDIMEQVITIGRHVKGYHYIIANLGFIDGDLTKIQYGGANVSGFQIVDFDDPLVSKFDQRWEALEEKEYPGADSKIRYTSALTYDAVQVMTEAFRHLHKQRIDFTRRANNGDCLANPAVPWTQGMEIERALKQVRVEGLTGNIQFDQHGKRVNYSVNIMELKTNGPVKIGYWNEVDKMAVTKSDVFANDSTGMENKTVIVTTILEAPYVMLKKNSDLLVDNDRYEGYCVDLAAEIAKHCGFKYQLKIVSDGKYGARDAETKIWNGMVGELVYGKADIAVAPLTITLVREEVIDFSKPFMSLGISIMIKKPQKSKPGVFSFLDPLAYEIWMCIVFAYIGVSVVLFLVSRFSPYEWHTEEYEDGQIQTNESTNEFGIFNSLWFSLGAFMRQGCDISPRSLSGRIVGGVWWFFTLIIISSYTANLAAFLTVERMVSPIESAEDLAKQTEIAYGTLDSGSTKEFFRRSKIALFDKMWTYMRSAEPSVFVKTTAEGVLRVRKSKGKYAYLLESTMNEYIEQRKPCDTMKVGGNLDSKGYGIATPKGSSLRTPVNLAVLKLSEQGVLDKLKNKWWYDKGECGAKDSGSKEKTSALSLSNVAGVFYILVGGLGLAMLVALIEFCYKSRAEAKRMKMTFGDAMRNKARLSVTGSTGENGRVMTPEFPKAVHAAPYVRPDMGLNVSLTDLS, from the exons TCTGTTCACAGTTCTCAAGAGGAGTCTACGCCATTTTCGGATTCTACGACAAGAAGTCTGTCAACACCATCACGTCGTTTTGCGGGACGCTCCACGTCTCCTTCATCACGCCCAGCTTCCCTCTGGATGGGAATCAGCAGTTTATCATCCAGATGAGACCTGATATCAAGGGGCCCCTCCTCAGCCTTATCGAGTACTACAAGTGGGACAAGTTTGCCTACCTGTACGACAGTGATCGAG GCCTGACGACGCTGCAGGTTGTGCTggacacagcagcagagaggaagtgGCATGTGACAGCAATCAACGTGGGGAACCTGAAAGATGAGAGGAAGGATGAGGCCTACCGCTCTCTGTTCCAAGATTTGGAGaacaagaaagagaggagggtgaTCCTGGACTGTGAACAGGACAAAGTCAAAGACATCATGGAGCAG GTCATCACAATTGGCAGACATGTTAAAGGCTACCACTACATTATAGCCAATCTG GGTTTCATTGATGGGGATTTAACCAAAATCCAGTATGGCGGTGCCAACGTGTCGGGCTTTCAAATTGTCGATTTCGATGATCCTTTGGTGTCCAAGTTTGACCAGAGATGGGAGGCCCTAGAAGAGAAGGAGTATCCTGGTGCCGACAGTAAAATAAGG TACACATCAGCGTTGACGTACGACGCCGTTCAGGTGATGACGGAGGCCTTCCGCCACCTGCACAAACAGCGCATCGACTTCACCAGGAGGGCCAACAATGGGGACTGCCTGGCCAATCCTGCCGTTCCCTGGACTCAGGGAATGGAGATCGAGCGAGCACTGAAACAG GTGCGTGTGGAAGGCCTGACGGGAAACATCCAGTTCGATCAACATGGCAAGCGAGTCAACTACTCAGTGAACATAATGGAATTAAAGACGAACGGTCCCGTAAAG ATTGGATACTGGAATGAAGTTGACAAAATGGCTGTCACCAAATCGGATGTCTTTGCAAATGACTCAACAGGaatggaaaacaaaacagttattgTCACAACCATCTTG GAAGCTCCGTATGTGATGCTGAAAAAGAACTCTGACCTTCTTGTAGACAATGACCGCTACGAGGGTTACTGTGTAGATCTGGCGGCGGAGATAGCGAAGCACTGCGGCTTCAAATATCAACTGAAAATAGTGAGCGATGGGAAATATGGAGCCAGAGATGCAGAGACCAAAATCTGGAACGGGATGGTTGGAGAGTTGGTGTATGGG AAAGCAGACATTGCTGTCGCTCCTCTGACCATCACTTTGGTACGAGAGGAGGTGATTGACTTCTCCAAACCCTTTATGTCTCTGGGAATCTCTATCATGATAAAGAAACCTCAGAAGTCCAAACCAGGAGTCTTCTCTTTCCTGGACCCGCTGGCCTACGAGATCTGGATGTGTATCGTTTTTGCCTACATCGGTGTCAGCGTGGTGCTGTTCCTCGTCAGCCGCTTCAGCCCGTACGAGTGGCACACTGAAGAGTATGAAGATGGGCAGATCCAGACCAATGAGTCGACTAACGAGTTTGGCATATTCAACAGCCTCTGGTTCTCCCTTGGAGCCTTCATGCGCCAAGGCTGTGACATCTCACCTAG ATCACTGTCTGGGCGCATTGTTGGCGGCGTTTGGTGGTTCTTCACTTTAATCATCATCTCCTCCTACACCGCCAACCTGGCTGCTTTCCTAACTGTCGAGAGGATGGTCTCTCCCATTGAAAGTGCAGAAGACCTGGCAAAACAGACCGAGATAGCGTATGGGACTCTGGACTCTGGCTCTACTAAAGAGTTTTTTAGG CGCTCAAAAATTGCCCTCTTTGACAAAATGTGGACATACATGCGCAGTGCGGAGCCCTCCGTGTTTGTGAAAACCACAGCCGAGGGGGTTCTGAGAGTCCGGAAGTCCAAGGGGAAGTACGCCTACCTGCTAGAGTCCACAATGAACGAGTACATCGAGCAGCGGAAACCCTGCGACACCATGAAGGTGGGAGGCAACCTGGACTCCAAAGGCTACGGGATCGCCACGCCCAAAGGATCCTCATTAAG AACGCCAGTAAACCTTGCGGTATTGAAACTCAGTGAGCAAGGAGTCTTAGACAAGCTGAAAAACAAATGGTGGTACGATAAGGGTGAATGTGGAGCCAAGGACTCTGGAAGTAAG GAGAAGACGAGCGCCCTCAGCCTGAGCAACGTGGCTGGGGTCTTCTACATTCTGGTCGGAGGACTCGGTTTGGCCATGCTGGTGGCCTTGATTGAGTTCTGTTACAAGTCCCGAGCCGAGGCGAAACGAATGAAG ATGACCTTTGGGGACGCCATGAGGAACAAAGCGAGACTTTCCGTCACTGGGAGTACTGGGGAGAATGGTCGGGTGATGACTCCAGAGTTTCCCAAAGCTGTCCACGCTGCCCCTTACGTGAGACCTGACATGGGACTAAACGTCAGCCTGACAGATCTGTCCTGA
- the gria2b gene encoding glutamate receptor 2b isoform X2 yields the protein MDKIVNLSVSVLLVLWGCALGGSPSVQIGGLFPRGADQEYSAFRIGMVQFGTSEFRLTPHIDNLEVANSFAVTNCFCSQFSRGVYAIFGFYDKKSVNTITSFCGTLHVSFITPSFPLDGNQQFIIQMRPDIKGPLLSLIEYYKWDKFAYLYDSDRGLTTLQVVLDTAAERKWHVTAINVGNLKDERKDEAYRSLFQDLENKKERRVILDCEQDKVKDIMEQVITIGRHVKGYHYIIANLGFIDGDLTKIQYGGANVSGFQIVDFDDPLVSKFDQRWEALEEKEYPGADSKIRYTSALTYDAVQVMTEAFRHLHKQRIDFTRRANNGDCLANPAVPWTQGMEIERALKQVRVEGLTGNIQFDQHGKRVNYSVNIMELKTNGPVKIGYWNEVDKMAVTKSDVFANDSTGMENKTVIVTTILEAPYVMLKKNSDLLVDNDRYEGYCVDLAAEIAKHCGFKYQLKIVSDGKYGARDAETKIWNGMVGELVYGKADIAVAPLTITLVREEVIDFSKPFMSLGISIMIKKPQKSKPGVFSFLDPLAYEIWMCIVFAYIGVSVVLFLVSRFSPYEWHTEEYEDGQIQTNESTNEFGIFNSLWFSLGAFMRQGCDISPRSLSGRIVGGVWWFFTLIIISSYTANLAAFLTVERMVSPIESAEDLAKQTEIAYGTLDSGSTKEFFRRSKIALFDKMWTYMRSAEPSVFVKTTAEGVLRVRKSKGKYAYLLESTMNEYIEQRKPCDTMKVGGNLDSKGYGIATPKGSSLRNAVNLAVLKLNEQGLLDKLKNKWWYDKGECGSGGGDSKEKTSALSLSNVAGVFYILVGGLGLAMLVALIEFCYKSRAEAKRMKMTFGDAMRNKARLSVTGSTGENGRVMTPEFPKAVHAAPYVRPDMGLNVSLTDLS from the exons TCTGTTCACAGTTCTCAAGAGGAGTCTACGCCATTTTCGGATTCTACGACAAGAAGTCTGTCAACACCATCACGTCGTTTTGCGGGACGCTCCACGTCTCCTTCATCACGCCCAGCTTCCCTCTGGATGGGAATCAGCAGTTTATCATCCAGATGAGACCTGATATCAAGGGGCCCCTCCTCAGCCTTATCGAGTACTACAAGTGGGACAAGTTTGCCTACCTGTACGACAGTGATCGAG GCCTGACGACGCTGCAGGTTGTGCTggacacagcagcagagaggaagtgGCATGTGACAGCAATCAACGTGGGGAACCTGAAAGATGAGAGGAAGGATGAGGCCTACCGCTCTCTGTTCCAAGATTTGGAGaacaagaaagagaggagggtgaTCCTGGACTGTGAACAGGACAAAGTCAAAGACATCATGGAGCAG GTCATCACAATTGGCAGACATGTTAAAGGCTACCACTACATTATAGCCAATCTG GGTTTCATTGATGGGGATTTAACCAAAATCCAGTATGGCGGTGCCAACGTGTCGGGCTTTCAAATTGTCGATTTCGATGATCCTTTGGTGTCCAAGTTTGACCAGAGATGGGAGGCCCTAGAAGAGAAGGAGTATCCTGGTGCCGACAGTAAAATAAGG TACACATCAGCGTTGACGTACGACGCCGTTCAGGTGATGACGGAGGCCTTCCGCCACCTGCACAAACAGCGCATCGACTTCACCAGGAGGGCCAACAATGGGGACTGCCTGGCCAATCCTGCCGTTCCCTGGACTCAGGGAATGGAGATCGAGCGAGCACTGAAACAG GTGCGTGTGGAAGGCCTGACGGGAAACATCCAGTTCGATCAACATGGCAAGCGAGTCAACTACTCAGTGAACATAATGGAATTAAAGACGAACGGTCCCGTAAAG ATTGGATACTGGAATGAAGTTGACAAAATGGCTGTCACCAAATCGGATGTCTTTGCAAATGACTCAACAGGaatggaaaacaaaacagttattgTCACAACCATCTTG GAAGCTCCGTATGTGATGCTGAAAAAGAACTCTGACCTTCTTGTAGACAATGACCGCTACGAGGGTTACTGTGTAGATCTGGCGGCGGAGATAGCGAAGCACTGCGGCTTCAAATATCAACTGAAAATAGTGAGCGATGGGAAATATGGAGCCAGAGATGCAGAGACCAAAATCTGGAACGGGATGGTTGGAGAGTTGGTGTATGGG AAAGCAGACATTGCTGTCGCTCCTCTGACCATCACTTTGGTACGAGAGGAGGTGATTGACTTCTCCAAACCCTTTATGTCTCTGGGAATCTCTATCATGATAAAGAAACCTCAGAAGTCCAAACCAGGAGTCTTCTCTTTCCTGGACCCGCTGGCCTACGAGATCTGGATGTGTATCGTTTTTGCCTACATCGGTGTCAGCGTGGTGCTGTTCCTCGTCAGCCGCTTCAGCCCGTACGAGTGGCACACTGAAGAGTATGAAGATGGGCAGATCCAGACCAATGAGTCGACTAACGAGTTTGGCATATTCAACAGCCTCTGGTTCTCCCTTGGAGCCTTCATGCGCCAAGGCTGTGACATCTCACCTAG ATCACTGTCTGGGCGCATTGTTGGCGGCGTTTGGTGGTTCTTCACTTTAATCATCATCTCCTCCTACACCGCCAACCTGGCTGCTTTCCTAACTGTCGAGAGGATGGTCTCTCCCATTGAAAGTGCAGAAGACCTGGCAAAACAGACCGAGATAGCGTATGGGACTCTGGACTCTGGCTCTACTAAAGAGTTTTTTAGG CGCTCAAAAATTGCCCTCTTTGACAAAATGTGGACATACATGCGCAGTGCGGAGCCCTCCGTGTTTGTGAAAACCACAGCCGAGGGGGTTCTGAGAGTCCGGAAGTCCAAGGGGAAGTACGCCTACCTGCTAGAGTCCACAATGAACGAGTACATCGAGCAGCGGAAACCCTGCGACACCATGAAGGTGGGAGGCAACCTGGACTCCAAAGGCTACGGGATCGCCACGCCCAAAGGATCCTCATTAAG AAATGCGGTTAACCTCGCAGTACTAAAACTGAATGAGCAAGGCCTGTTGgacaaattgaaaaacaaatggTGGTACGACAAAGGAGAGTGCGGCAGCGGGGGAGGTGATTCCAAG GAGAAGACGAGCGCCCTCAGCCTGAGCAACGTGGCTGGGGTCTTCTACATTCTGGTCGGAGGACTCGGTTTGGCCATGCTGGTGGCCTTGATTGAGTTCTGTTACAAGTCCCGAGCCGAGGCGAAACGAATGAAG ATGACCTTTGGGGACGCCATGAGGAACAAAGCGAGACTTTCCGTCACTGGGAGTACTGGGGAGAATGGTCGGGTGATGACTCCAGAGTTTCCCAAAGCTGTCCACGCTGCCCCTTACGTGAGACCTGACATGGGACTAAACGTCAGCCTGACAGATCTGTCCTGA